From the Myripristis murdjan chromosome 14, fMyrMur1.1, whole genome shotgun sequence genome, one window contains:
- the LOC115371570 gene encoding endosialin codes for MSWWRMRKIIRSRSSSSSGSMSLLCVLWLLMVCVAPGSRGQRLGETEGEQPAAKAQLAEKDVLCHQRGCYAVFLQRRMFREAGRSCRERGGTLATMHNSEAASVVHELLSSVEPQGTRPRLRLWIGLHRLSRQCSSTRPLRGFVWVTGDQDGQYTNWLRDETPGPCPAPRCVAMTVHTTESARESNDNFGWMDGSCGLALDGYVCQYNYKEMCPPLENEGGGPAVYTTPFHLVSTLLTHVPFGSVATLPCPADSSDPEAPAEQTVLCMDKGDDTVGWSREAPLCSSDAAPRNQDWCSGDHGCEQHCQNTDTDYYCYCSEGFKLDEDGPTSQPQINPACVAAGCEYNCVDTPRGVRCTCPPGYQVGPDGRGCSDVDECRQQPCPQLCVNTAGTFHCACHPGYQPDDEGEGECVDVDECLDAATCEGICENTVGSFTCLCAPGYERGSGGECVDIDECVGESPCQQQCLNYMGGYQCYCDNGYDLQSDGLSCQPSPEDEEYSTLTPDPTDTIRHPNFDSNLNHDLPWSTSYTPDPNFENDPDFDSDWLTKTPNELTPDVAPPPPASDDHLNQMDTLAPRQYHTVPPPTQKDSTGNQLDNEAEANKAGKRKHDKSWLLVALLVPLCVFLVVMLALGIVYCTSCAVDKSQSFSDCYRWILPVTPPEGRDSKPQA; via the exons ATGTCTTGGTGGAGGATGAGAAAGATAatcaggagcaggagcagcagcagcagcggtagCATGAGTCTCCTGTGTGTCCTTTGGCTGCTGATGGTCTGTGTGGCCCCTgggagccgaggccagagactCGGAGAGACGGAGGGcgagcagccagcagccaagGCTCAACTGGCGGAGAAGGACGTACTGTGCCACCAGAGGGGATGCTACGCTGTCTTCCTCCAGAGGAGAATGTTCCGGGAGGCTGGCCGCAGCTGCCGTGAGCGAGGTGGGACCCTGGCAACCATGCATAACAGCGAGGCGGCAAGTGTGGTTCATGAGCTGCTGTCCTCTGTCGAGCCACAGGGGACGAGACCTCGGCTTCGCCTCTGGATTGGGCTGCACCGACTGTCACGCCAGTGTTCCAGCACACGGCCCCTCCGAGGATTCGTCTGGGTCACAG GAGACCAGGATGGCCAGTACACCAACTGGCTTCGTGATGAGACCCCTGGGCCTTGCCCGGCCCCCCGCTGTGTGGCAATGACAGTGCACACCACTGAGAGTGCACGTGAGAGTAATGACAATTTTGGCTGGATGGATGGCTCCTGTGGGCTGGCCCTCGACGGATACGTTTGCCAGTACAATTACAAAGAAATGTGTCCTCCTCTGGAAAATGAGGGCGGAGGCCCTGCAGTATACACCACACCGTTTCACCTGGTCAGCACCCTGTTGACTCATGTTCCTTTTGGATCAGTGGCCACTCTGCCCTGCCCTGCCGACAGCTCGGACCCAGAGGCTCCTGCTGAGCAGACCGTTCTGTGTATGGACAAGGGCGATGATACAGTGGGCTGGTCCAGGGAAGCACCCCTCTGTTCATCTGATGCAGCTCCACGCAACCAGGACTGGTGTAGCGGGGACCACGGATGCGAGCAGCACTGCcagaacacagacacagattattactgctactgttCTGAGGGCTTTAAACTAGATGAGGACGG CCCCACCAGCCAGCCTCAGATCAACCCAGCCTGTGTGGCGGCGGGGTGTGAGTACAACTGTGTGGACACGCCTCGGGGTGTCCGCTGCACATGCCCCCCAGGCTACCAAGTAGGTCCAGACGGCCGTGGGTGCTCTGACGTAGATGAGTGTCGCCAACAACCATGCCCGCAGCTCTGCGTCAACACCGCAGGGACTTTCCACTGCGCCTGTCACCCCGGGTACCAACCTGACGACGAGGGCGAGGGCGAATGCGTGGATGTGGATGAGTGCCTCGACGCGGCCACCTGCGAGGGCATCTGCGAAAACACAGTGGGGTCTTTCACCTGCCTGTGTGCTCCTGGTTATGAACGTGGGAGCGGCGGGGAGTGTGTGGATATCGACGAGTGTGTAGGGGAGTCGCCCTGTCAGCAGCAGTGTCTCAACTACATGGGAGGGTACCAGTGTTACTGTGACAACGGATATGACCTGCAATCAGATGGACTGTCCTGTCAGCCTTCACCTGAGGATGAAGAATATTCCACGTTGACCCCTGACCCCACTGATACCATCCGCCACCCTAATTTTGACTCCAACCTTAACCACGACCTCCCCTGGTCCACCTCATACACCCCTGACCCAAACTTTGAAAATGACCCTGACTTTGACTCTGACTGGCTGACAAAGACTCCCAATGAGCTGACCCCTGATGTGGCTCCACCGCCTCCTGCCTCAGATGACCACCTGAACCAAATGGACACCCTCGCCCCCAGACAGTATCACACCGTCCCACCCCCGACGCAAAAAGACAGCACCGGCAACCAGCTGGATAATGAGGCGGAAGCCAATAAGGCAGGGAAACGAAAGCATGACAAAAGCTGGCTGCTGGTTGCGCTGCTGGTGCCgctgtgtgtgttcctggtAGTGATGCTGGCTCTGGGCATCGTCTACTGCACTAGCTGTGCGGTTGACAAGAGCCAAAGCTTCTCAGACTGCTATCGCTGGATTCTCCCCGTAACGCCTCCTGAGGGGAGGGACAGCAAGCCCCAAGCATGa